In the Deltaproteobacteria bacterium genome, one interval contains:
- a CDS encoding Hsp20/alpha crystallin family protein, translated as MAKKNAHKKENQKPDAEIELGGKGLLGGFFKGLGSLIELADKLGKTGGIEKSGTFGVNGQKDVNGVYGFSIKTMTGPGGAARPVVQPFGDLSKFKPSAQSVKKQKPAGPTVEEAREPLTDIFDEGGFVRIVVELPGVSEPELVCEIQGDDIVQISTTGNKKYSKEILLTHKIDPASEEKRFTNGVLELKLKKKVK; from the coding sequence ATGGCTAAAAAAAATGCTCACAAAAAAGAAAATCAGAAACCAGATGCTGAAATTGAGCTTGGTGGCAAGGGGCTACTTGGCGGGTTTTTCAAAGGGCTCGGTAGCCTCATCGAACTTGCCGATAAACTTGGCAAGACGGGAGGGATCGAAAAAAGTGGGACGTTTGGGGTCAATGGGCAAAAAGACGTCAATGGGGTCTATGGTTTTTCGATCAAGACCATGACCGGGCCGGGAGGCGCCGCAAGGCCGGTGGTCCAACCGTTTGGTGATTTGTCAAAATTCAAACCCTCAGCGCAATCGGTCAAAAAACAAAAGCCCGCCGGACCCACCGTGGAGGAGGCACGCGAACCCCTCACGGATATTTTTGACGAAGGCGGCTTTGTGCGGATTGTCGTGGAACTCCCGGGGGTTTCAGAGCCTGAACTGGTTTGTGAGATTCAAGGAGACGACATCGTTCAGATTTCGACAACCGGTAACAAGAAATATTCCAAAGAGATCCTTCTCACCCATAAAATCGACCCAGCAAGCGAGGAAAAAAGATTCACGAACGGTGTGTTGGAACTCAAGCTCAAAAAGAAGGTCAAATGA
- a CDS encoding CDC48 family AAA ATPase — protein sequence MPERKEKTAEAKSATLRVGEALSKDVGRGVARIDPAEMEKLGVKVGEVIHIKGERTVGAKVLPTFSDHRGRGMIEIDGIMRENAKVGLDEKVRVTPGNFEPAKSVTLKTLSRLGLVDPSGQTRYLGRMVEGLPVAKGDKVQVALFGSRTRQFHVIQTAPEGIVLVTPQTSIKVEEPKSREEAKGESDQATISYEDVGGLGKEIQRVREMIELPLKSPQIFERLGIDPPKGVLLYGPPGTGKTLIARAVAHESDANFYTVAGPEIVHKFYGESEQHLRSIFAEASRNAPAIIFIDEIDSVAPKRANVQGEVEKRIVATLLNLMDGLKSRGELIVIGATNMPDLLDQALRRPGRFDREIVIGIPDRDGRLKILEIHTRGMPMAADVSLERLADITHGYVGADLEALAREAAMSCLRESMEKGDITLEDVPYDVIESLEVNHTHFMQALNEVEPSAIREVSIEVPNVHWADIGGLDNAKMILRESVEWPLRYDKLFEKARFKPTKGILLGGPPGTGKTLLAKALATESEVNFISIKGPELVSKWIGESEKGIREVFKKAKSAAPCILFFDEMDSIAPRRSSGEGDSGVMGRTISQFLTELDGLEELRGVVVLGATNRTDLIDPAILRPGRFDHLIQLGLPDIDAREAIFKIHTRDRPMEQGINMSKLARETEGMSGAEIEAICKQAITLAIREFIGAHPKDANEKAEKFWVRKAHFDAAAKKKGDAT from the coding sequence ATGCCCGAGCGCAAAGAAAAAACGGCAGAAGCAAAAAGCGCGACCCTTCGTGTCGGGGAGGCCCTCTCCAAAGACGTGGGGCGTGGAGTGGCACGAATCGACCCTGCGGAAATGGAGAAATTGGGCGTAAAGGTGGGAGAGGTAATCCATATCAAGGGGGAAAGAACCGTTGGCGCCAAGGTGCTGCCAACCTTCTCAGACCACCGCGGTCGTGGGATGATCGAAATTGATGGAATTATGCGCGAAAATGCCAAGGTCGGTCTTGATGAAAAAGTGCGGGTGACACCGGGGAATTTTGAACCAGCCAAATCCGTAACGCTCAAGACCCTGTCCCGGTTAGGCTTGGTCGATCCATCAGGACAGACCCGCTATCTGGGGCGCATGGTTGAAGGGCTTCCAGTGGCCAAAGGTGACAAGGTACAGGTGGCCCTGTTTGGTTCAAGAACTCGGCAATTTCATGTGATCCAAACCGCTCCTGAAGGCATTGTTTTAGTCACACCACAGACATCCATCAAGGTCGAAGAACCCAAAAGCAGAGAGGAAGCAAAGGGTGAATCAGACCAGGCAACCATTTCCTACGAAGACGTTGGAGGTTTGGGAAAAGAGATTCAACGGGTTCGCGAGATGATCGAGCTGCCCCTCAAAAGCCCACAAATTTTTGAGCGTTTGGGCATTGATCCTCCCAAAGGGGTTCTGCTTTACGGACCTCCGGGTACCGGAAAAACGCTGATTGCCCGCGCGGTGGCCCACGAATCGGATGCCAATTTTTACACCGTGGCAGGCCCCGAGATTGTCCACAAATTTTATGGCGAGTCAGAGCAACATTTAAGAAGCATTTTTGCGGAAGCCTCGCGCAATGCCCCAGCGATCATCTTCATCGACGAGATCGACTCGGTGGCCCCAAAGCGGGCCAATGTGCAGGGAGAGGTGGAAAAAAGGATTGTGGCAACACTTTTAAATCTCATGGATGGGCTGAAATCCCGCGGTGAATTGATTGTCATCGGGGCGACCAACATGCCCGATCTGTTGGACCAGGCATTGCGGCGACCCGGCCGCTTTGACCGCGAGATTGTCATCGGAATTCCAGACCGCGACGGACGCTTGAAGATCCTTGAGATCCACACCCGCGGCATGCCCATGGCCGCAGACGTCAGCCTGGAGCGACTCGCCGACATCACTCATGGCTACGTTGGCGCAGACCTCGAAGCCCTCGCCCGCGAAGCAGCGATGAGCTGTCTGCGCGAATCGATGGAGAAGGGAGATATCACCCTCGAAGATGTCCCCTACGACGTTATCGAATCACTCGAGGTAAATCACACTCACTTCATGCAAGCACTCAATGAGGTGGAACCCTCAGCCATTCGCGAGGTCTCCATTGAAGTACCCAACGTCCACTGGGCCGACATCGGCGGACTTGACAACGCAAAAATGATTTTGAGGGAAAGCGTCGAATGGCCGCTGCGCTACGACAAACTTTTCGAAAAGGCTAGGTTCAAACCAACAAAGGGAATTCTGTTGGGGGGACCGCCGGGGACAGGAAAGACCTTGCTCGCCAAGGCCCTGGCCACCGAATCGGAGGTCAACTTTATTTCTATCAAGGGCCCTGAGCTTGTTTCTAAATGGATTGGAGAGTCTGAAAAGGGAATCCGCGAAGTCTTCAAGAAGGCAAAATCCGCGGCCCCTTGCATCCTTTTTTTCGACGAGATGGATTCAATTGCGCCACGGCGGAGTTCCGGAGAGGGAGATTCGGGGGTCATGGGCCGAACGATCAGCCAATTTTTAACCGAGTTGGATGGGCTGGAAGAATTGAGAGGGGTGGTTGTGCTTGGCGCCACCAATCGAACAGACCTGATTGATCCGGCCATCCTTAGGCCCGGGCGCTTTGATCACTTGATTCAGTTGGGCCTCCCCGACATTGACGCAAGGGAGGCTATCTTCAAGATCCACACCCGAGACAGGCCCATGGAGCAAGGGATCAACATGTCCAAATTGGCTCGGGAAACGGAAGGGATGAGCGGGGCAGAGATCGAGGCCATCTGCAAACAGGCCATCACCCTTGCCATTCGGGAGTTTATCGGGGCCCATCCAAAAGATGCCAACGAAAAGGCCGAAAAATTTTGGGTCCGCAAGGCACATTTTGACGCTGCCGCAAAGAAGAAGGGGGACGCGACATGA
- a CDS encoding GvpL/GvpF family gas vesicle protein: protein MSLYLYGVIDSQDKVALGPIGFDRQQVEILPAGRLAAMVGPSPQEDFFHMPKEKLVGLLLSHQQTLETVMKRFFVLPFKFGTTLKDESEATRILQEGREALTKLMGQMKGCTEIDVIATWDVKKTLQEIAEEDPEIAACKKAVTHGHTNGDVAFVGMLLAKALKQRAEQWKGEITQALFNYNVAPHDLLNDTMILNSSFLVPHQEEKNFMTKLEKVDAHFGGKIHFKCVGPLPPYSFATIMIKRFDPVQIQQAAAMLRLNGRTELLELKKIYRQLSKEFHPDHCLKPSQNEAGFEDINKAYEMVADYCKDGPKSLERAAVESFSRLEVCAAQQESHCAA from the coding sequence ATGAGTCTGTATCTTTACGGGGTCATTGATAGCCAAGACAAGGTCGCCCTAGGGCCAATCGGCTTTGACCGCCAGCAGGTAGAGATTTTGCCCGCGGGGAGGCTGGCGGCTATGGTGGGCCCTTCACCCCAAGAAGATTTTTTTCACATGCCGAAAGAAAAACTGGTGGGGCTTCTCCTGTCCCACCAACAAACACTCGAGACCGTCATGAAACGTTTTTTTGTCCTTCCCTTCAAATTCGGAACGACCCTAAAGGATGAATCGGAAGCAACCCGGATTTTGCAAGAGGGAAGAGAAGCGCTAACCAAACTCATGGGGCAAATGAAAGGCTGCACCGAAATCGACGTCATCGCAACTTGGGATGTGAAAAAAACCCTCCAGGAGATTGCCGAAGAAGATCCTGAAATCGCTGCGTGTAAAAAGGCAGTAACCCACGGCCACACCAACGGCGACGTGGCCTTTGTGGGCATGCTCCTTGCCAAGGCCCTAAAACAAAGGGCCGAACAATGGAAAGGCGAAATTACCCAGGCCCTTTTCAACTATAATGTCGCTCCTCACGATCTGTTGAATGACACCATGATCCTCAATTCATCTTTTCTAGTCCCCCATCAAGAAGAAAAGAATTTTATGACAAAGCTCGAAAAAGTAGATGCCCATTTTGGTGGAAAAATCCATTTCAAATGCGTGGGTCCCCTCCCCCCTTATAGTTTTGCAACGATCATGATCAAACGGTTTGACCCCGTCCAGATTCAACAGGCGGCCGCCATGCTTCGTTTAAACGGCCGGACCGAATTATTAGAACTCAAAAAAATCTACCGACAATTATCTAAAGAGTTTCATCCGGATCACTGTTTAAAACCTTCTCAAAACGAGGCTGGGTTTGAAGACATCAACAAGGCCTATGAAATGGTCGCTGACTATTGCAAAGACGGACCCAAGTCGCTCGAAAGGGCCGCGGTAGAGAGTTTTTCACGGTTGGAGGTCTGCGCAGCACAACAGGAGTCGCACTGTGCGGCATGA
- a CDS encoding GvpL/GvpF family gas vesicle protein has product MYGIIATDEAPNFGPIGMGGGESEVITVGTQGLAAVISDASLDHYTLSKENLTTHTRVIEKVAEDYTILPMRFCTVAESTDEILSFLEDNERQLKNSLKDLEGKVEIGIKIIWKNMKEIYEEMTLENRKIKEIKTGGGKDMQGLIQAGQMVEVALEEKKAVEGEEYLRPLKKMSVRFKEEENKTEDMVVTASFLIDKAWLGEFDAQVDKMGREHHKRIDVKYIGPIPPFSFVNLEMHWE; this is encoded by the coding sequence ATGTATGGAATTATCGCAACCGACGAAGCCCCAAATTTTGGGCCCATAGGAATGGGAGGGGGTGAAAGTGAAGTGATTACGGTGGGCACTCAAGGATTGGCCGCGGTGATCAGCGATGCCTCGCTGGATCACTACACCCTTTCCAAAGAAAACCTCACGACCCATACCCGCGTGATTGAAAAAGTGGCAGAAGACTACACAATTCTTCCCATGCGATTTTGCACCGTGGCCGAATCAACCGATGAGATACTCTCTTTTTTGGAGGACAACGAGCGTCAACTCAAAAACAGCCTAAAAGATTTAGAGGGAAAGGTGGAGATCGGGATCAAAATCATTTGGAAAAACATGAAAGAGATTTACGAGGAAATGACCCTTGAAAACCGCAAGATAAAAGAAATTAAAACAGGGGGCGGCAAAGACATGCAAGGCCTGATCCAGGCCGGACAAATGGTCGAAGTCGCCCTAGAAGAAAAAAAAGCGGTTGAGGGGGAGGAATATCTTCGACCCCTAAAAAAAATGTCGGTCCGATTCAAGGAGGAAGAAAACAAGACAGAAGACATGGTCGTCACCGCTTCCTTCCTGATAGATAAGGCGTGGCTTGGCGAGTTTGATGCGCAGGTAGACAAAATGGGGCGGGAGCATCATAAACGGATTGATGTTAAATATATTGGCCCGATTCCTCCGTTTAGTTTTGTTAATCTAGAAATGCATTGGGAGTGA
- a CDS encoding GvpL/GvpF family gas vesicle protein, which produces MNGLWLYCIIENRGEMKWNCLGIHGTSAVFVVPGGEFAAVVSEEPMKKYPLVRDYLIAHQKVNETVMQGRSVLPVRFCTMTERKEKIVDEVLVPKAQEFRKEFAEIEGKEEYGLRVRWTNLDRIFREIGETDEKILEKKKKILLQTEAERRIELVDIGHWVQTAIQQKNQAMVDALMAELVPLATRSKKNNTLGDAMILNAAFLLKKGVEPALSAKVLSLDEKYKGLLQFKYVGPVPPFNFVEIVIKWREEPSHATVQGEKNVSVG; this is translated from the coding sequence ATGAATGGACTTTGGCTCTATTGCATCATTGAAAACCGCGGGGAAATGAAATGGAACTGCCTTGGGATTCATGGTACCAGCGCGGTCTTTGTGGTACCCGGCGGTGAGTTTGCCGCGGTGGTTTCCGAGGAACCGATGAAAAAGTATCCACTGGTGCGCGACTATTTGATCGCTCACCAAAAGGTGAATGAAACAGTGATGCAGGGGCGTTCGGTGCTGCCGGTCCGGTTTTGCACCATGACGGAGCGCAAGGAAAAGATTGTTGACGAGGTGCTCGTACCCAAGGCGCAGGAGTTTCGGAAAGAATTCGCCGAAATCGAAGGGAAAGAGGAATATGGGTTGCGAGTTCGGTGGACAAACCTCGACCGTATTTTTCGTGAGATAGGTGAAACCGATGAAAAGATTTTAGAGAAAAAAAAGAAAATCCTTTTGCAGACCGAAGCAGAGAGACGCATTGAACTGGTTGACATTGGGCATTGGGTTCAAACGGCGATCCAGCAAAAGAACCAAGCCATGGTCGACGCCTTGATGGCAGAACTTGTTCCACTCGCAACTCGGTCGAAGAAAAATAACACGCTGGGAGATGCCATGATTTTAAACGCGGCGTTCCTGCTCAAAAAGGGTGTTGAGCCAGCCTTGAGCGCCAAGGTTTTGTCCCTGGATGAAAAATACAAAGGCCTGCTGCAGTTCAAGTATGTCGGCCCTGTGCCGCCGTTCAATTTTGTAGAAATCGTTATCAAGTGGCGAGAAGAGCCAAGCCACGCCACGGTGCAAGGAGAAAAAAATGTTTCTGTTGGATGA
- a CDS encoding gas vesicle protein GvpG, with product MFLLDDLLLAPIKGVKWLGEKLRTMADKELFDPDKIQEELMTLQAKLDMGEIAEQEYEAKEVELLKRLSEIQERQE from the coding sequence ATGTTTCTGTTGGATGACCTATTGCTTGCCCCCATCAAGGGGGTTAAATGGCTCGGCGAGAAACTTCGAACCATGGCCGACAAGGAGCTCTTTGATCCCGACAAGATTCAAGAGGAACTCATGACCCTTCAAGCCAAACTCGATATGGGCGAGATTGCCGAGCAAGAATACGAGGCAAAAGAAGTAGAGCTACTGAAGAGACTTTCGGAAATTCAAGAAAGGCAGGAGTAA
- a CDS encoding gas vesicle protein has translation MQHSTHGESLADVVERVLDKGLVINADIVISLCQTELISIKLRAAIASFETAAKWGLAFPSDTRINAPVSAKV, from the coding sequence ATGCAACATTCAACTCATGGGGAGAGTTTAGCCGATGTGGTGGAACGTGTCCTCGATAAGGGGTTGGTCATCAACGCCGATATCGTAATTTCGCTTTGTCAAACCGAACTTATTTCCATCAAACTGCGCGCCGCCATCGCCTCTTTTGAGACAGCGGCCAAGTGGGGGCTCGCCTTTCCTTCCGACACGCGAATAAATGCGCCCGTGTCAGCGAAGGTTTAA
- a CDS encoding gas vesicle protein K, producing MKLEIDDKELKHGVLGLVLAVVEVIRDTLKIQSVKRMEGGRLTEQQIERLGNALLELDRAIEQIKEEQGVSEAVRSVRDGLDDLVNSMIHTVANPINAEKDGCFNV from the coding sequence ATGAAACTCGAAATTGACGACAAAGAACTCAAACACGGAGTACTGGGGCTTGTGCTGGCAGTGGTTGAAGTGATACGCGACACCTTGAAGATCCAGTCGGTCAAAAGAATGGAGGGGGGGCGCTTGACTGAGCAGCAAATTGAACGGTTGGGCAACGCACTCCTAGAGCTTGACCGCGCGATTGAACAGATCAAAGAAGAACAAGGTGTTTCCGAAGCAGTCCGGTCGGTGAGAGATGGCTTGGATGATCTCGTGAACAGCATGATTCATACGGTTGCAAACCCCATCAACGCCGAAAAAGATGGGTGTTTTAATGTCTAA
- a CDS encoding GvpL/GvpF family gas vesicle protein, with protein MSKGIYLFCVAVGSQEEDLVLKGIGGEAVFTVSTAGLSAVVQSCGEPFSSKDPKLISEWILTHQAVVDFAWERFATVLPFSFDTIVIEKDGKSARENLLAWLEKEAIALREKLARLEGKAEYGVQISWDPLRIAPRITQRDANFQLLEAKIQAAPPGTAYLLKQQLEALLKERLEIAADAYFKEFYQKIKECTEEVKVEKTKKEEAPRQMLANLSCLAPKESIARLGDQLDKIGKIDGFFVRFTGPWPPYSFVNL; from the coding sequence ATGTCTAAAGGGATTTACCTATTTTGCGTCGCTGTGGGGTCTCAGGAGGAGGATCTAGTGCTCAAAGGGATTGGGGGAGAGGCAGTTTTTACGGTATCGACCGCTGGACTTTCCGCGGTGGTGCAATCTTGTGGTGAGCCTTTTTCCTCAAAGGATCCCAAACTGATCTCGGAATGGATTTTAACCCATCAGGCCGTGGTAGATTTTGCCTGGGAACGTTTTGCAACGGTACTTCCTTTCAGCTTTGATACGATTGTCATCGAGAAAGATGGAAAATCGGCCCGTGAGAATCTCTTGGCCTGGCTTGAAAAAGAGGCCATTGCCCTCAGAGAAAAATTGGCAAGGCTTGAAGGAAAGGCGGAGTATGGTGTGCAGATCTCGTGGGACCCTTTGCGCATAGCCCCTCGAATCACACAGCGGGACGCTAATTTTCAGTTACTTGAGGCAAAAATTCAAGCAGCCCCCCCTGGCACGGCCTATCTTTTAAAGCAGCAATTGGAAGCCCTCCTCAAAGAGCGGCTCGAAATAGCGGCAGATGCCTATTTTAAGGAATTCTATCAAAAGATCAAAGAGTGCACTGAGGAGGTCAAGGTTGAAAAAACAAAAAAAGAAGAGGCGCCCCGCCAGATGCTTGCCAATCTGTCTTGCCTGGCTCCCAAGGAAAGTATTGCCCGATTGGGGGATCAATTAGACAAGATCGGAAAGATAGATGGATTCTTTGTTCGATTTACGGGCCCCTGGCCTCCCTACAGTTTTGTAAATTTATAA
- a CDS encoding gas vesicle protein has translation MEPARSGHATLVDLLDRILDKGLILNADLIISLAGVPLIAVSLRAAIASIETMAKYGMMRELIQDASREKIH, from the coding sequence ATGGAACCCGCTCGTTCAGGCCATGCCACATTGGTGGACTTACTCGACCGAATTCTCGATAAGGGGTTGATTTTAAATGCCGACCTGATTATCTCTTTAGCGGGAGTACCCCTCATCGCCGTTTCACTTCGAGCGGCCATCGCCAGCATTGAAACCATGGCAAAATACGGGATGATGAGAGAGTTGATTCAAGACGCAAGTCGAGAAAAAATTCATTAA
- the dnaK gene encoding molecular chaperone DnaK gives MATKNSKKIIGIDLGTTNSVVAVMEGGEVKVIPNQEGTNTTPSVVGFTKDGEILCGQVAKRQAITNPENTIYSVKRFMGRQFKEVHEESKRVPYHVVEGKNGAANISAQSKEVTPQEISSKILLKLKQAAEDYLGEKVTEAVITVPAYFNDAQRQATKDAGKIAGLEVRRIINEPTAAALAYGLDKKESEIIAVYDFGGGTFDISILEVGDKVVEVIATNGDTHLGGDNFDQRIIDYLIEEFKKDQGIDVSKDKMVLQRLKEASEKAKIELSSTVETEINLPFLTADQNGPKHLNIKLTRAKFESLVDDLVQRSFEPLKQALKDANRKPSDIDEVVLVGGSTRTPKIQEGVKKFFGKDPHKGVNPDEVVAVGAAIQGGVLAGDVKDVLLLDVTPLSLGIETLGGVMTRLIERNTTIPTKKSQVFSTAADGQTSVEIHVVQGEREMANDNKSLGRFHLDGIPPAPRGIPQVEVTFDIDANGILNVSAMDKATDKKQHITITATTSLSKDEVENLVNDAKKHEHEDKQKRETIETRNAADSLVYSTEKVLTENKDKVDAATVSTIEKAIEELKEAIKKEDAAAMKSGIDKLQQASQKLGELLYKASEAKGASGEEAPKEEKKEKDNVVDAEFEESKD, from the coding sequence ATGGCTACGAAAAATTCAAAGAAAATCATTGGGATAGACCTCGGAACGACTAACAGTGTTGTCGCGGTCATGGAGGGTGGCGAGGTTAAAGTTATTCCCAACCAAGAAGGCACCAACACCACACCTTCGGTCGTCGGTTTTACCAAAGATGGAGAAATTTTGTGCGGCCAAGTGGCGAAACGTCAGGCCATCACCAACCCTGAAAATACCATTTACAGTGTCAAACGCTTTATGGGGCGTCAGTTTAAAGAAGTACATGAAGAAAGCAAACGCGTGCCCTACCATGTGGTGGAGGGCAAAAATGGCGCCGCCAATATTTCTGCCCAAAGTAAAGAAGTTACCCCACAAGAAATTTCTTCAAAGATTTTACTTAAACTGAAACAGGCCGCTGAAGATTATCTGGGCGAAAAAGTCACCGAAGCTGTGATTACGGTTCCTGCTTATTTTAACGATGCCCAACGCCAAGCCACCAAAGATGCTGGCAAAATCGCTGGCCTCGAAGTGCGCCGTATTATCAATGAACCCACTGCCGCAGCCCTAGCTTACGGGCTTGATAAAAAAGAAAGTGAGATTATTGCAGTTTATGACTTTGGCGGTGGTACCTTCGATATCTCCATTCTTGAAGTGGGCGACAAAGTGGTCGAGGTTATTGCAACCAACGGCGATACTCACTTAGGCGGTGACAATTTCGACCAACGCATCATTGATTATTTGATTGAAGAATTTAAAAAAGACCAAGGCATTGATGTCAGCAAAGACAAAATGGTTTTGCAACGGCTCAAAGAAGCCTCTGAAAAGGCCAAGATCGAACTCTCAAGTACGGTCGAAACCGAAATTAACTTGCCTTTCTTAACCGCCGATCAAAATGGCCCTAAACATCTTAATATCAAACTCACTCGGGCTAAATTTGAATCGCTGGTTGATGACCTTGTCCAACGCAGTTTTGAGCCCCTCAAACAGGCTTTAAAAGACGCCAACCGCAAACCCTCGGATATTGATGAAGTGGTGTTGGTGGGTGGTTCCACTCGTACGCCCAAAATTCAAGAAGGGGTTAAGAAATTCTTTGGCAAAGACCCACACAAGGGTGTGAACCCCGATGAAGTGGTAGCCGTAGGCGCCGCTATTCAAGGCGGCGTGTTAGCGGGCGACGTTAAAGATGTCTTGCTCTTAGATGTTACACCTCTATCATTGGGAATTGAAACCTTAGGTGGAGTTATGACTCGCTTGATCGAACGTAACACCACAATCCCCACCAAAAAATCCCAAGTGTTTTCTACCGCAGCCGATGGGCAAACCAGTGTTGAAATTCACGTTGTGCAAGGTGAACGCGAAATGGCCAACGATAATAAATCGCTGGGGCGGTTTCATCTCGATGGCATTCCACCTGCACCTCGTGGCATCCCCCAAGTTGAAGTTACTTTTGATATTGATGCGAACGGTATTTTGAATGTGAGTGCGATGGATAAGGCCACCGATAAAAAACAACATATCACCATCACCGCCACCACTTCGCTTTCGAAAGACGAAGTAGAAAATTTGGTGAACGACGCCAAAAAGCATGAACATGAAGACAAACAAAAACGTGAAACCATTGAAACTCGCAATGCTGCCGACTCGTTGGTTTATAGTACTGAAAAAGTCTTAACAGAAAACAAAGACAAGGTCGATGCGGCCACAGTCTCCACGATTGAAAAGGCCATCGAAGAATTAAAAGAAGCCATCAAAAAAGAAGATGCAGCCGCCATGAAAAGCGGGATCGATAAATTACAACAGGCCTCTCAAAAATTAGGCGAGCTGCTCTACAAAGCGAGCGAAGCCAAGGGCGCAAGTGGCGAAGAAGCACCTAAAGAAGAGAAGAAAGAAAAAGATAACGTTGTAGACGCGGAGTTTGAAGAAAGTAAGGATTAG
- a CDS encoding SCP2 sterol-binding domain-containing protein translates to MSAKDLFTTKIPEKLKKNADKTTGIKSIYEFNVSGDEGGVWSLDFTQGEGKVVEGSTGKANCTVSITTENLGQILDGKLNPQMAFMTGKLKVAGDMGLAIKLGSILD, encoded by the coding sequence ATGTCTGCGAAAGACTTATTTACAACAAAGATCCCGGAAAAATTAAAAAAGAATGCAGATAAAACAACCGGTATTAAATCGATTTATGAATTTAATGTCTCGGGGGATGAAGGTGGCGTTTGGTCGCTCGATTTTACCCAAGGCGAAGGCAAAGTAGTTGAAGGGTCAACCGGCAAAGCCAATTGTACGGTTAGTATCACGACCGAAAATCTTGGTCAAATTCTTGATGGCAAACTGAATCCCCAAATGGCCTTTATGACCGGCAAGCTTAAAGTGGCCGGCGACATGGGCTTGGCAATTAAATTGGGAAGTATTTTGGACTAA
- a CDS encoding DUF2752 domain-containing protein, translating to MFSIALFIPLRWIETTPLCVVKLALGFECPGCGLTRAFYFLIHLQFLSALKMNAAVYPLALLFFLWGVSHSFRLFWGRYPMWSSKRGNQMISSSFLVLLFLQWMLKLLPRLTATLSLVNSGVTF from the coding sequence TTGTTCTCGATAGCTTTGTTCATCCCGCTTCGGTGGATTGAGACAACTCCGTTGTGTGTTGTTAAGTTAGCTTTAGGTTTTGAATGCCCGGGTTGTGGGTTGACCCGGGCTTTTTATTTTTTAATTCACTTACAATTTTTATCTGCTTTGAAAATGAATGCGGCGGTTTATCCGTTGGCGTTATTATTTTTTCTTTGGGGGGTGAGCCATAGCTTTCGCTTGTTTTGGGGGCGGTACCCCATGTGGTCAAGCAAAAGGGGTAATCAAATGATCAGCAGCTCTTTTTTAGTACTTTTATTCTTACAATGGATGTTGAAATTATTACCTCGCTTGACAGCAACTCTATCCCTTGTTAATTCAGGGGTTACTTTTTAA
- a CDS encoding DUF4870 domain-containing protein yields MNQPTQSSPTSGGSGLAPNVASLLCYICGFVTGIIFLLIEKDNKDVKFHAWQSILLGGGFMAFYLVMAIFISILATFSLALAGIFTAISWLVWLAVFIVMIVCMVKAYQGQKWKVPYLGDIAEKQAAK; encoded by the coding sequence ATGAATCAACCAACTCAAAGCTCCCCAACCTCAGGTGGTTCAGGGTTAGCACCCAATGTCGCTTCACTGTTGTGTTACATCTGTGGTTTTGTGACAGGGATCATTTTCTTACTCATCGAAAAAGACAACAAAGACGTTAAATTTCATGCCTGGCAATCCATCCTGTTAGGTGGTGGTTTCATGGCCTTTTATCTGGTGATGGCAATTTTTATTTCCATTCTGGCGACCTTTTCGCTGGCCTTAGCCGGTATTTTTACTGCCATTTCTTGGCTCGTGTGGTTGGCGGTGTTTATCGTCATGATTGTTTGCATGGTAAAGGCTTATCAGGGCCAAAAGTGGAAAGTTCCATACCTTGGCGATATTGCCGAAAAACAAGCCGCTAAATAA